In Zea mays cultivar B73 chromosome 7, Zm-B73-REFERENCE-NAM-5.0, whole genome shotgun sequence, the following proteins share a genomic window:
- the LOC103633802 gene encoding uncharacterized protein isoform X1 encodes MSTPVSQLDTQFTDTQNKTPTTSVGKHGDGGKNMPTNTNVTPKATPHMDPDAPIFDATPQIKSTGGVQQVAKTDLPDSGPCFDQTPSEHVYVETDPATNTPQVGQASLDSEMQTVLALREYLCGLQSDTGRTIIDYGEYSATCSDIYESFADGKCLDNGFMQCFIQCVIDDAKNQQTSMSSNSLVLDVNVGSILNFEEQERHSRNPQPFDESVLHTLLDNSLPETDELDQCKAIMVPMVSRGHWTLYVVNKVKKCIHILDSNPYGPTLGGTTWKDYHFAHLGSGGRKLPWAKVIMSRLNKAIQHVRPSTCFTKFGNFTIDLCPNCPNMAAGSNDSGFYVMGYILFYQCDEGSLRSDIEAGNTSEIRSLALHYITFHPKNKALSLLQDIQRFKV; translated from the exons ATGTCTACTCCAGTTTCTCAGCTGGATACGCAGTTTACAGACACACAG AACAAAACACCTACAACCTCAGTG GGTAAACATGGTGACGGTGGCAAGAACATGCCGACCAATACAAACGTCACTCCTAAAGCAACACCACACATGGATCCTGACGCGCCGATATTTGATGCGACTCCGCAAATCAAG TCTACTGGCGGCGTACAACAAGTGGCAAAAACAGACTTGCCTGACAGTGGTCCATGCtttgatcagactccatctgaACAT GTTTATGTTGAAACCGATCCAGCTACAAACACTCCACAGGTTGGCCAGGCTTCTCTTGATTCGGAGATGCAAACCGTGTTAGCTCTACGCGAATATTTGTGTGGTCTGCAATCTGACACCGGCAG GACCATAATAGATTATGGTGAATATTCAGCGACATGTTCTGACATATATGAATCTTTTGCCGATGGGAAGTGTCTCGACAATGGATTCATGCAGTGTTTCATCCAATGTGTTATTGATGATGCAAAAAATCAGCAGACTTCCATGAGTTCGAACAGTTTGGTTCTTGATGTTAATGTTGGG TCAATACTCAACTTTGAGGAACAGGAACGACACAGTCGCAACCCTCAACCTTTTGATGAATCTGTACTCCACACACTTCTAGACAATTCATTGCCTGAGACAGATGAATTGGACCAATGCAAAGCG ATCATGGTCCCCATGGTAAGCAGGGGGCATTGGACATTGTATGTTGTCAACAAGGTCAAGAAGTGCATTCATATTTTAGATTCCAACCCATATGGACCAACACTTGGTGGAACTACATGGAAGGACTATCATTTTGCACATTTGGGCTCAGGTGGCAGAAAGTTACCATGGGCCAAGGTTATTATGAGCAGATTAAACAAAGCAATACAACATGTACGGCCCAGTACATGCTTTACCAAGTTTGGTAACTTCACAATTGACTTGTGCCCAAATTGTCCTAACATGGCAGCTGGATCAAATGACTCTGGGTTTTATGTCATGGGTTACATTCTATTTTATCAATGCGACGAAGGATCTTTGCGGTCAGACATAGAAGCA GGCAACACCAGTGAGATACGGTCTCTTGCGCTGCATTACATCACATTCCACCCGAAGAACAAAGCATTATCGCTGCTCCAAGACATCCAAAGATTCAAGGTCTAA
- the LOC103633802 gene encoding uncharacterized protein isoform X2, with amino-acid sequence MSTPVSQLDTQFTDTQGKHGDGGKNMPTNTNVTPKATPHMDPDAPIFDATPQIKSTGGVQQVAKTDLPDSGPCFDQTPSEHVYVETDPATNTPQVGQASLDSEMQTVLALREYLCGLQSDTGRTIIDYGEYSATCSDIYESFADGKCLDNGFMQCFIQCVIDDAKNQQTSMSSNSLVLDVNVGSILNFEEQERHSRNPQPFDESVLHTLLDNSLPETDELDQCKAIMVPMVSRGHWTLYVVNKVKKCIHILDSNPYGPTLGGTTWKDYHFAHLGSGGRKLPWAKVIMSRLNKAIQHVRPSTCFTKFGNFTIDLCPNCPNMAAGSNDSGFYVMGYILFYQCDEGSLRSDIEAGNTSEIRSLALHYITFHPKNKALSLLQDIQRFKV; translated from the exons ATGTCTACTCCAGTTTCTCAGCTGGATACGCAGTTTACAGACACACAG GGTAAACATGGTGACGGTGGCAAGAACATGCCGACCAATACAAACGTCACTCCTAAAGCAACACCACACATGGATCCTGACGCGCCGATATTTGATGCGACTCCGCAAATCAAG TCTACTGGCGGCGTACAACAAGTGGCAAAAACAGACTTGCCTGACAGTGGTCCATGCtttgatcagactccatctgaACAT GTTTATGTTGAAACCGATCCAGCTACAAACACTCCACAGGTTGGCCAGGCTTCTCTTGATTCGGAGATGCAAACCGTGTTAGCTCTACGCGAATATTTGTGTGGTCTGCAATCTGACACCGGCAG GACCATAATAGATTATGGTGAATATTCAGCGACATGTTCTGACATATATGAATCTTTTGCCGATGGGAAGTGTCTCGACAATGGATTCATGCAGTGTTTCATCCAATGTGTTATTGATGATGCAAAAAATCAGCAGACTTCCATGAGTTCGAACAGTTTGGTTCTTGATGTTAATGTTGGG TCAATACTCAACTTTGAGGAACAGGAACGACACAGTCGCAACCCTCAACCTTTTGATGAATCTGTACTCCACACACTTCTAGACAATTCATTGCCTGAGACAGATGAATTGGACCAATGCAAAGCG ATCATGGTCCCCATGGTAAGCAGGGGGCATTGGACATTGTATGTTGTCAACAAGGTCAAGAAGTGCATTCATATTTTAGATTCCAACCCATATGGACCAACACTTGGTGGAACTACATGGAAGGACTATCATTTTGCACATTTGGGCTCAGGTGGCAGAAAGTTACCATGGGCCAAGGTTATTATGAGCAGATTAAACAAAGCAATACAACATGTACGGCCCAGTACATGCTTTACCAAGTTTGGTAACTTCACAATTGACTTGTGCCCAAATTGTCCTAACATGGCAGCTGGATCAAATGACTCTGGGTTTTATGTCATGGGTTACATTCTATTTTATCAATGCGACGAAGGATCTTTGCGGTCAGACATAGAAGCA GGCAACACCAGTGAGATACGGTCTCTTGCGCTGCATTACATCACATTCCACCCGAAGAACAAAGCATTATCGCTGCTCCAAGACATCCAAAGATTCAAGGTCTAA